In Amaranthus tricolor cultivar Red isolate AtriRed21 chromosome 3, ASM2621246v1, whole genome shotgun sequence, a single window of DNA contains:
- the LOC130807968 gene encoding uncharacterized protein LOC130807968 gives MTSVPRMLRQYFFRPLYRHVSLYALEQIQNEFNRMLELGDFALNKCGCVLLKTHGLPCACYLQIKIGSHGALYLDDIHEFWSTLRYTEVGDEPNEEVRNANANDKEYFQSLVDEVLKSDPAFVRRMAEVLEYELHLDGADIPEPYASPPRKGRPSTSKTMRRRKSSFEYSRSSSRGRGSRSSSRGRSSGRSSGRETQSSVGIKFSFNLSDDPGGRDFSQFPWADYIPFMLPPYLFDWIDVLGDGNCGFRAIAVTELGGEEAWPILRRAMSMEMQMNRAQYLTLYLSHESLDESIFRVGSHTDGPAPFMHWFDASMAFYSAATFLNIAIAFYGSANGDSINNCLILPLRKSQAARSVNKLIHILWVNRNHFVQLFMNDDSSPLPPIHPRWKQAADNFAKDLDTNFTTRIMLWNNLRGAPPPTNNTADDAVNLDTP, from the exons atgacttCTGTACCAAGAATGCTACGACAGTATTTCTTTAGACCTCTATATCGCCACGTGtctctctatgccttggagcagatCCAGAATGAGTttaaccgcatgttagaactgggtgattttgcattgaacaaatgcggttgtgtacttctaaaaacccatggattgccgtgtgcatgttatttacaaataaaaattggatcacatggtgctttgtacttggatgacattcatgaattctggagtactttgaggtacacagaggtaggagacgaaCCCAATGAAGAAGTACGAAACgcgaacgccaatgacaaagagtactttcaatctctggtcgatgaagtccttaAATCTGATCCCGCTTTTGTTCGCCGAATGGCTGAGGTACTTGAATATGAATTACACCTAGATGGTGcggatatacctgagccttacgctagtccaccgagaaagggaagaccaagcactagtaaaaccatgagaaggagaaaaagttcatttgaatatagccgatcatcttctcgtggtcgagggtctagatcttcttccCGCGGGAGATCAAGTGGCAGATCTAGTGGCCGAGAGACGCAATCTTCAGTAGGAATtaagttcagtttcaacttatccg atgatccaggaggtcgtgatttCTCACAGTTTCCATGGGCTGATTACATCCCATTCATGCTTCCTCCTTATTTGttcgactggattgatgtgttaggtgatggtaactgtggatttagagcaattgccgtcacagagctgggaggcgaggaagcatggcctattttaagacgtgctatgagtatggaaatgcaaatgaacagagcgcAATACCTAACTTTGTATCTATCTCATGAGTCACTAGACGAGTCAATATTCAGAGTAGGTTCACACACCgatggacctgctcctttcaTGCACTGGTTCGATGCATCGATGGCTTtctactctgcagcaacgtttcttaacattgccATTGCTTTTTATGGTTCTGCTAACGGTGATTCAATAAACAACTGTTTGATTCTTCCTTTAAGAAAATCACAGGCCGCGAGAAGTGTAAATAAACTAATACATATACTTTGGGTTAatcgaaatcattttgttcaactttttatgaacgacgattcatccccTCTGCCGCCGATCCACCCACGTTGGAAACAAGCAGCTGACAATTTCGCGAAAGATCTTGACACAAATTTCACTACGAGGATTATGCTGtggaataatctacgcgggGCACCCCCACCAACAaataacaccgctgacgatgctgtaaatttagatactccatag
- the LOC130807653 gene encoding protein MAINTENANCE OF MERISTEMS-like — MTSDIHRTIKDIILFQGPKPAPLDWTIVRGPEGRFARGGPSSSAASERAGGSFTTAYYMAVIGSTLLADKTRTGMRPHPIVVVNDDEQDVAWGAVTLAFLYRQLGMASRAGCKTIAGCLTLLQTWIYEYFPAFRPHPRRDDVPNTTRAEMWTPKKVGRELDRLISFRKVLDSMTETQVEWTPYNCGAAALLNEHPRTTVIGGITCFDVVEVYLPERALRQIGFVQCIPPAPMRPAKRLNLITLNGSEFARTRTYPETNCWLPVLVLFAKEWASRFSPVARLPTRLADLNSRQRHALEIYLNDCRELYDQWQTDQGQGPE; from the exons ATGACTTCAGATATTCATAGGACAATCAAGGACATCATACTT ttccaaggtcCTAAGCCTGCCCCATTGGACTGGACTATAGTTCGTGGCCCCGAAGGCAGATTTGCCCGTGGCGGCCCTAGTTCTTCCGCCGCATCTGAGCGTGCAGGAGGaagtttt AccacagcgtactacatggctgtcattggctctaccttgttggcggataagaccaggactggcatgcgacctcacccgatagttGTCGTCAACGACGATGAACAGGACGTGGCTTGGGGTGCGGTGACtttggcgttcttgtacaggcagctcggaatggcatctagggctggttgcaagaccattgctggatgcctcacattgctccagacatggatctatgagtacttccccgctttccgccctcatcctcgccgagatgATGTGCCAAACacgactagggcggagatgtggacgcCGAAGAAAGTAGGTCGTGAGCTGGACAGGTTGATATCATTCCGCAAGGTTCTGGACTCAATGACAGAGACTCAG GttgaatggactccctacaattGTGGAGCTGCTGCGttgctgaatgagcacccacgcaccacagtcatcgggggtatcacctgctttgatgttgtggaggtgtatttgccggagcgggcattgcgacagattgggttcgtgcaGTGTATTCCTCCAGCTCCTAtgagaccagccaag agactgaacctaattacgttgaaTGGTTCAGAGTTTGCTCGCACCCGTACATATCCCGAGACGAATTGCTGGCTTCCGGTCCTGGTCCTG TTCGCGAAAGAATGGGCCAGTCGATTCTCTCCAGTGGCAAGACTACCTACGCGGCTTGCGGATTTGAACTcccgtcaacgacatgcgttagaaatataccttaatgattgtagagaaTTATATGATCAATGGCAAACTGATCAAGGGCAAGGCCCTGAATAG